Proteins encoded within one genomic window of Vanrija pseudolonga chromosome 3, complete sequence:
- the pep12 gene encoding Syntaxin pep12 gives MSFNDLERGQGGAPLLPGAGSGDDDAFTKVKDSVSIQIFKIQTNVQGIQKLVDKLGGAGDAPQLRTALHNLTESTRDMVKRSTEDVKVLAAFPTGGAGQAARKPVQAKLSREYTAALQGFQRVQRLSVEKQRTTVEVQKRAVEAAEDEAHNEPRSSVELEQVQTQTQALAPQISQHELEFQEQLIAEREGEIREIESGIHELNDIFRDLGAIVEHQGGLIDNIESNITNVAAHTSSAAEELTTAHEYQRKAGRRAVCLLLILVVVILVVLLAILS, from the exons atGAGCTtcaacgacctcgagcgcgggcagggcggcgcgccgctgctccccgGCGCTGGTAGCGGAG acgacgacgcattCACAAAGGTCAAGGACTCGGTCTCCATCCAGATCTTCAAGATCCAGACCAACGTCCAGGGTATCCAGAAGCTGGTTGACAAGCTTGGTGGTGCGGGCGATGCGCCGCAGCTGCGCACGGCGTT GCACAACCTCACCGAGTCGACACGCGACATGGTCAAGCGCTCGaccgaggacgtcaaggTGCTCGCTGCGTTCCCGACTGGCGGGGCAGGCCAG GCCGCGCGTAAACCCGTCCAGGCGAAACTGTCCCGCGAGTACACTGCCGCACTGCAGGGCTTCCAGCGCGTCCAGCGGCTGTCGGTGGAGAAGCAGCGCACGACGGTCGAGGTGCAGAAGCGGGctgtcgaggcggcggaggacgaggc CCACAACGAGCCCCGCTCCTCTGTCGAACTCGAACAGGTCCAAACCCAAACCCAGGCCCTCGCGCCCCAGATCAGccagcacgagctcgagttcCAGGAACAGCTGAtagccgagcgcgagggcgagatccGCGAGATTGAGAGCGGGATCCACGAGCTCAACGACATCTTTAGGGACCTTGGGGCTATTGTCGAGCATCAGGGGGGGTTGATTG ACAACATCGAGTCCAACATCACCAACGTGGCCGCGCACACCTCGTccgcggcggaggagctcACCACCGCACACGAGTACCAGCGCAAGGCGGGCCGGAGGGCCGTGTGCCTGCTCCTCATCCTTGTTGTGGTCATCCTCGTTGTGCTGCTTGCT ATCCTGTCGTAG
- the SPAC14C4.01c gene encoding putative protein, translating to MASAATYPDTLPDVSSARAQHAQQRREAVRQRVRASLPPLPELRFEQAYLRSVLPALSPSQKSDGSASVAIVRGHGVDVQWGKVAWITVRDQVISPLLQGVFWGLLGIVAGGAQTSLRAALGWPSASKAKA from the exons ATGGCCTCTGCCGCAACATACCCCGACACCCTCCCGGACGTCtcctccgcgcgcgcgcagcacgcccaacagcgccgcgaggcggtcCGGCaacgcgtgcgcgcgagcctgccgccgctgccggaACTGCGCTTCGAGCAGGCATACCTCCGTTCCGTGCTCCCCGCGCTCTCGCCATCGCAGAAGAGCGACGGCAGTGCGTCGGTCGCGATTGTGCGGGGGCACGGGGTGGACGTGCAGTGGGGCAAGGTCGCTTGGATCACGGTTCGGGATCAG GTCATCTCGCCCCTCCTCCAAGGCGTCTTCTGGGGCCTGCTCGGCatcgtcgcgggcggcgcgcagacGTCCctccgcgcggcgctcggctgGCCCTCGGCAAGCAAGGCCAAGGCATAG